The genomic stretch TGCAGTAACGCCAGATCGATGTTATACgctaaaatgctcccatgccacagactgccccACCTTTTTTTGATGCAGTGCGCCttttttgtgaatgcaatgcgctttttattatcattttttgtgtgaatgcaatgcactttttttattataatttttgtttttggtgaATGCAAcgcgcttgtttttttttataattgttattttgtgaatgcaatgcgcttgtctttttttttgttttttggtgcgCATGCATTGCGCTTGCGTAGTTTTCAACTTGCAtctgttattatttaataagataaaaatgttgatttacacaatttacgcCGTGCCTAAtgaaatgctttttctttttttttctttttttgacagAAAGAAGCAAcacagcatgagtgaatttgttcaaagaagAAATCCCTCATGccctcctcaacaagcagccactataaacTTTATAACATCTAAATTAAAGATCGTTTAACTCAATCtctggcttttgcattttttaagtacactttttgtacataaataaatactacagcattttttgaaaaaaataatagtctggctaatcaattatcaaaataatataataataattataataatatcaatatttaaaattatgatatttttattattttgcttaatCTTTCTGAAACAGCAGAATTGTGACTCAATCTGACAAAATCATAgcaaaaacctgaaaaaaagtGACCTGAAGCAATTAAAGGCCAACAATTATTTTCACCAATGTGAGAGACTGAGGCATTACAAAAAGttattttgctatttttgcTTCTGGTTCTGCAGCATGTTACTAAACAATAgggtgtatttatatttgatcaccatttatttataactGCATAGTGAAATCTGTTGCAATCTCGGTTTCTGTTTGTATATAGATGTTGGTGGGGACCTCATAATTGTTACTTTGTTGTTtgcataaaaacattaaaatgaacataGATCTAATTTTATTGTTTCATGACTGTTTATGACTTTGACTGATGAATTTATACTCTAAGGCGTGCCTAAGGTTGGCAGTATATTTGCTGGCATGTTTCTACACCCACCTCATCgcgttttttttataaatatagtcCACGTCCTCAAATTTCTCTACTGGTTACATTAGCACCAGAAAGCCCGGACGTTTGTGAAAACATTTCAGGTAAGGTAGCTTTCTTCTAATAATTCTCCTATAGGTTGATTGTAGATATTTCAGTGTGTAATCATTGTTTAAGGAGCAATCATATATGAATATTAAAGCTTAAAGCTTAAAAGAGTTTAAAGCTACAATATAAGGCATTCATCCAGAAAAGCAAAATTATGACTCATGCTAATCTGTTCTAAAATATCCAAGAACTTAAGTGATTACTacaggtttttttaataataaacccaagaagaagaaaaaaacacagaaaaagaagaaacagaacTGCAGTAAACAGCTCAtagccttatatatatatatatatatatatatatatatatatatatatatatatatatatatatatatatatatatacatatttatttccacttgtcaatttgcacaatgcTACTATTTGATATTTTTCTATCTTGTGCCATCTGAATTTGAAATGTTGTAGTTTGCTGAAGTGGTAATTGATCTAAAATTTGAATCATACAGTctcttggtgttttttttaacaagaaagaaaaataggcaGTGAACAGATCCCTTACAGACAAAGACAGTCAACAGATCCCTCACAGACCAAGACAGACAACAGATCCCACACCAGACAAAGACATTACAAAAAGtgaatcacaaataaaaaaaaatttaaaagaaatgcaatCATAAACCGAGGCCATTTTGATAATTCTCCCCTCATTTACAGTAATTTTCTAGTACTCCTACAAGCATCTTGAATTATTACAGCTTTTTGTTCATGCCACATTGTACTATTTACATCTACACAGGTTTATGCATTTATcagttttctcagtttttttcctcttttcatctGCAACAGTCATGGATTCCCCATGTATGGAAATAGCAGCCCTGGGAAGACCTATGTGTCCTGGCATGCTGTACGATTGCCGCAGGGATTCCTTCATTCCAGGTTCATTTTACACCATAACAATCTTTGAAATTCTAAAATATACGTTAGAACATGTTTGGCTTACATCAGGTGTTGAAAACAAGTCAAACctaatacagtggtacctcgacatacgagtgtCCTAACATTCCATTTTTTgagatacgagcggtcactcggtcgattttttgctttgatacgcgagcaaaaacttgagataTGAGCTTGAGACGCCGCTGCAAGATGGCGAAtcaaagccagaaagcgaagattgtgaggAAAATTAAGATagtgttgcattagagggaaaatgagagctgtttctttaaggctactatctctgggtattgaagtccagagtaaAATGCATTATGGGTAGTGTAGTGCGGGAAAGAAGTGTGCGGGCTGGATGTTTTTCCTGTGTGCGATTTATATGATTTGTGTTCTGCAGTGCGGTCTGTTAATTCAAGTTTATCCACCTGGgagttatattatactgtaaccctgcgaatctatcttcataaaaccAAGTAAAGTtgtatgcatcggctaatgttgtccatctcatcattccacgagcatcaactaatgagttgttacgctgccgccgggaaaagttaAAGCAGATAAGTAacaataagcaaagaagaaaaagtaaaaaattagtttagggatacgtagtgtgcaGGAGTGATTAGTAAAAAACGAGCTTTCCCTCTGCCTCCACTTATCGCCTCTACACCCCCCCCCCGgaaactctctcacacacacacacacacacacacacaccccaccagtgttttcgttagctcaagtcgtcgcatctccaaggaaaatacactgaataaaacctattatatctttacattctcttttattgtgtttttatacaatatttgtcatttataaatacatttttcttattcaaaaacacgtaacaaaaacaactggggtcgcattttgggggctggaacggattaatggcatttcaattaatttcaatggggaaatttgctttgaaatacgagCAATTTAACATACGAGCAAGgttacggaacgaattaaactcgtatgtcgaggtaccactgtaatTTAAACCTTATAACTACTCTATGAGGGCTGAAACAGgcaaatgtatattaaaaaacataaattagaAAGGGTGCCCACGTACAATTCTGCTTCAGGATTCCATTTTTCTGGGAGCGAGAGTCCTATAACACCTACAAATATTCAAACTAATTTTTATTCTCATGAATCTACACTCAacaccccataatgacaaagtaaaacAGATAACTttattacatatacatacatatttctacacattatatatatatatatatatatatatatatatatatatatatatatatatatatatatatatataatgtagaaatatgtatatatatatatatatatatatatatatatatatatatatatatatataatgtgtagaaatatgtatgtatatgtaataaAGTTATCTgttttactttgtcattatggggtgttgagtgtaatatatatatgaaattttatatatatatatatatatatatatatatatatatatatatatatatatatatatatatatatatatatatacttctgTGGATGATTCAATTTAAGCAACAGCGCCCTCTAGGACCACAAAATACGAATGATACAGATTCTTGTGTAACACCAGTTTGGCTGGAAGACCAGCTCTTGAAAGAGTCCTGGATGAGTGATACTTCCTCCatccatgggcgtaaatcctgGGGACGGAGGGACATGTCTCCCCAACACCCCACTCGCCATCCAAGGGTTGTCCACCCCAccccaaaaaaaatatttatttaaaaaaatcgcactctctattatatgtattctctattatatgaaaaatatatgtatgtttacctaaaataattgtggaagtagaaaaaaaacccgcaaaaatgcatttagaaacagttgagttccccccttcccttcctcacagtggtttgacccactgcctgctttcccagttcatctcacctgctctacacacacgagacaggtgtgtgtctgcgggtcaattaatgttcaactccattaactagggtattttattcactttaaataaagcgattctctttaatgtagttgatgcagactcattcataaattagttgcggcaaaaatgctgattagcgatgtaattttccatgaatctgctctattagcaattaaaatatgacttatctagtaaacgttagcttgtttacaatagcttgtagcatagtgcactgcagctaacacgccaaagccgtttcacatgcagtgttttatttgggacgacttggcatAATGTAATTTAACATTAACGGACACAATTagcattgtatttttataatcaatttaaaaatttttataataatttttattgttgtgattttttttttaatgataattttgctttatgtaaagcagtttgaattaccattgaaattgatgcagtctccatgctacaataataatgatagaaacaaaggttttttttactgtgggGACatatctttatactgtaagcacaatttgactgtattatttgtgtcccccttcaaaaattgctcatgagaaattttatatatattgtcccccctacttttaaataaaatttacgcccatgcctCCATCTGAGAATTattgaggccactgtgctcttgggaataTTTAGTGCATCAGCAATTTTGTGTAGCCATCCCCAGatggtctgaatacttatataCTGTCAGCGTCCCACTGGGGAGTGCGTTAACCCAAATGCAGAGGAGCAAGGAGCCGAGATGAAGTCCCTAATAATTTATTGAAATTCAAAAACGAAAAGTGAAAATGGACAAAATAAAATCCCAAACAAATGCCAATTTTGAAACTAaagacataaaataaaacagaaaccaAAGAATCCAAATGTGCAGCCCAAGAAACGAAAACGAGCATACCGAGACAAACTGAGCACTTGAGAAGcactttagaaaaaaagaagaggacaTTCTGACTGAGCTCCTGTTTTGCTAATGGTGCTTTAACTCAATActgagtaaagggtctgaatgcttatacatgtgatatttcaggtttttgtatttaaatgttgtgtttttttttccattaagggGTAGTGAGTGTAAATTAatgagaaaattttttttttacaattgtagtatcaggctgcaacataaaatcTGAAGTGAatggggtctgaatactttttgaATACACTGTTGtgctactgtcagagctgctggtattaaaagaaaagtaatcaagatattctgaccaatcaaaattgAGTAAACATAGGCAATGCACAAAAGTTAATAGCAAATGATATTTGATAAATCATGAATATTTCTGATAAAGCTATAACTTATCACATTCTTGTTTCAGGAGTTACTTTATGGGATAAAAAGGCATTGCTTGATGATATTGATGTGCGTCAGCAGCCTAGAACACATTTGAAGTTTGCTTCCTCTGATACTCTCAGTGAAAAGGCCAACCTCCTAGATATAAGTGCTTCACTTAAAGCAAGTTTCTTATGTGGGTTGGTGGAGGTTGAAGGATCAGCAAAGTACCTGCATGATAACAAATCCTCAGCACATCAATCCAGAGTTACCATGCAGTACAGCCAGATGACACGTTTTGAACAACTCACTATGAAGGAACTTGCCCATATCACCTATCCACAAGTATTTGAGCAGAAAACAGCCACTCATGTAGTTACAGCTGTATTGTATGGAGCTCACGCTTTTATGGTGTTTGATCATACAAGTGCAGAAAATGAGAACAAACAGGATGTTGAAGGAAAACTTTATGCAGTGGTCAAGAAGATTCCTAAGATTTCCATAGAGGGGGAAGCATCCCTGAAGATGACTGAAGGGGAAAAGAAAGTGGCTGAGAATATCAGCGTCACATTTTATGGTGACTTTGAACTTGAAGAAAATCCAACCACATACAAGGATGCATTAGGCGTGTACAAGAAGTTGCCCTTTCTGatgaataaacaacaaaataaaggtGTACCACTGACTGTGTGGCTGTTTCCTCTCACACTTTTGGATAGTAACGCTGCAAAGTTGGTGAGAGAAATCAGCATGAGTCTGGtgcataaaacagaaaaagtgcTGGAAGAGATGGGAGAAGTAGAAAGAAGATGCAatgatttgattaaaaaacaaatgacagaTAATTTTCCTGATGTAAAAGCCAGACTGGTAAAGTTTCAGGATGTTCATATTGGTTATAAGATAGCATTCCAGAAGGCACTGGTCACTGTTTTGCCAGATATTCGGGGTGGGACACAGGAGGACAAGGCACTGGGGGACATACTGAGCATCCACGACACATCACCTTTTACAGCAGATAAAATGAATCAATGGTTAGATTACATGATGAGTGAATTGAGTATACTGAGTTCCTGTGTGCTGAAGGACCTTAAAGTTGTGACATCATTGGGTTTGTTAAATTCCATCATTTTGGACCCTACTGTAGATGTGGTGGTATGTTTGTCTTTTACATCTCTAAAGTATGAAGACTCCTACCTGGCAGCTACAGAAGACTTTCTGAATCATGGAGGGTTTACAAAACCTGAGCAAACAAAAGAGAAACTTTTCTCTCTCCAAGACGCACAGTTTTGGTTAAATTCTCCTGACATTTCCAAGCGCATGAGGCagaatctttctctctttactgCATTTTCAAAGGCCaataaaaatgacaacaaaGTCAAATTCATCATTGCCTCCATATCTGACTCTAACAATCTAGGAATCTCCGTCCGACTTTATCAGGAGGGCAGGCTAACAGATCCTAATTTCCAGCCTGTATCCAAACCACCCAAACCTGTGCTGGAGACCAGTGATGAAAATGTCACTATGAAGTTTTCAAAATCCCCAACTGGAGAGACGGTGCGGTTTAGAGTTGAGTACAGGACGACACCGCCAACTGATTCAGCAACTGATGTTGACACATGGAAAGTCACAGACACTTCAGATGCACAGACCAGCTTCACACTGACTGAACTAACGCCAGGAGAACAATACTGGGTCCGATACAGAGCTGTTAGTGATGTGGGAGTGAGTGAAGCCAGCGACTCTGTCCCCTTTACCTTTCATAAGAAGCACAATACATTGACAGTGGGCCAGTCATGGGTTAGTTATTATAACTACTTTAATTTCttgtttaaattttattttaataactacatgtataattaaatttttaaaaagatatcTGATGaagaatattatttttttaaataagaaaagtcCTCAAAGATGTTTAAATTAGCAAATACACTTATTTCAATCAAAGGTAATGAGAATAATTCAGATAaattatgtataatatgtaaacatgtattattatatgtatatgttacatttatttatctagCAAACTGTTTTCCCCACAGAACTTTTCCACGCTTTCTAACTTAAATGAACTAAGAACAGAAATAATGACCAGTATGGGAATGTCACGATGGTCTCCCTCTACTATCAACTCAGAGCTTACAAATGTTGTCAGCAGTCCCGTGAGTAGCAACAGTTTAAAATAAGTTTCTAAGTcattaaacatgaaataattttttttttttttaataataattaataataataattatattaatacattattttatattgaaaaaatacactacacatatCAGGACAAATACAGTTACTGGTAAATTGTAGAtttaattgacaaaaaaaacagaatcagaaagagctttattgccaactattggaatttgttttggttacAGATGCTTCCAGGTGCatatcttttttaaacaatgaatataatcaaatttaataataataaaaatgtgttattgcacttttaaagaacattttttgttataaagaaaaatatataaattggtAATATTGCACAGCAAAATACAGAAGTAAATAAGTCAAAAGCAACTCACTGAAATAGGgtaagatatatatttttttacaatcaaGTATCTAGATGACcactgtgtatttgtcttgctggaaagtaaaataattcatataagaaattaatgaatgtaaaatgtttatactCACCACAGGACACTCCTTACAAATATGCAATTTCTGGAGGGCTGAGACCAGGGATGGCTTTTTACGTCCAAGGAGTTGTTTCTGGTCAAACGTATGTGTTCATGTTATTGATCCTGATCAAATGGTTATTTGCTATTTATGGGACCATGGACCtaataaaacttaataaaaaattaatgggAGCACATTTAACCTTTACACACAGGTTTATGATGGATTTTCAGACAAACGAGGAGTCTTGTGATGACATCGCTTTTCACTTAAGGCATAAGCTCAATGACTTGACGTGCTGTAACAGTTTTAGGCATGGGAGGTGGGAGAAACAAGAACACACATCAGAATATAAACTTTCTGAAGGATCAGCATTTGACATCTTTATTGTGATCAAAACAGAAGGCTATGAGGTATGGACAGTTGAAGAACAATTGAATACAGATAACATGAAAAAGAATCACCTACAGAATTTGTTTCTTCCAGGtatatttaaatggaaaaagatGTTACCTGTTCAAGCACCGCATGTCACTGGAAAAAGTCAATGCACTTGAAATTTATAGAGATGTCATAATTAACACTGTTGGCAGTGTCAGGGTAAGTTAATTACGCAGTGATCTCTGAAATATGCAGTGACTTACTACTTAATCAgtcataataatgaacagagtACATTGCCTTTAACCACTACTTTTGTATATAATGTGAACATATTATAGTGATATGCCCTGGTTGCTGCATACTGAATATTAATATTGAAgtgcattttaaaattaaaagctaaaataaCTATTAAATGTAAGTATTCactaaaaaaatacagtttttgAGAACTACTCACCAAGTTAATATGCCTTTTTAATTTTAGTAGTTCTGCTCTTAATCTTATTTGAAATACCTTtctgtaaataataaagtattctTCATACTTCTGCTCTCTCCAGAACTGGACCACATCTACCTTTAATAAAGAACTAAACTCAGGCATCTCACGCACAAAACTTTCAGACATCCAGTATGATATACCACATCCAGTCAGCAGCCCGGTGAGTAATTTCTTGTCATCTCCAGAAGAGCTGAAAGTTGCAGATTTATGAGAACATAATCACATGACTAGAGGTTTACCTTAGAAATTAATGATGCTTAACCACAACAGATCAAAGCATATTCTGGACCAATCCCCGGAGGCCTGAGAGCTGGTGTTGCTTTGTTCTTCCAAGGGGTTGTTGCTTCAGATTGTGATCGGTATGGTGCACGTGTCTTCACTTCATGATAGGTTAAAAGAAATTCATTTTGGAATTATAGATTACAGTCATTAAAGTGTCACAATTATTTCTTGCAGCTTTGAGATAAATTTGCACACTGGGGCAAATAATCAAGACATTGCATTCCACTTCAACCCCCGCATGGACTCTGTGGTCCTTAACAGCAAGACGAATGGTAAATGGGACGATCAACTTGATATACCAGGAGGCCCATTTGTCAGAGGAGGAGCCTTTGATATCATCATGGTTGTTAACCCAGAAAACTATGAggtttgattttttaaataaattaaacaatggctgaaatttta from Silurus meridionalis isolate SWU-2019-XX chromosome 24, ASM1480568v1, whole genome shotgun sequence encodes the following:
- the LOC124378512 gene encoding cytolytic toxin-alpha-like, giving the protein MDSPCMEIAALGRPMCPGMLYDCRRDSFIPGVTLWDKKALLDDIDVRQQPRTHLKFASSDTLSEKANLLDISASLKASFLCGLVEVEGSAKYLHDNKSSAHQSRVTMQYSQMTRFEQLTMKELAHITYPQVFEQKTATHVVTAVLYGAHAFMVFDHTSAENENKQDVEGKLYAVVKKIPKISIEGEASLKMTEGEKKVAENISVTFYGDFELEENPTTYKDALGVYKKLPFLMNKQQNKGVPLTVWLFPLTLLDSNAAKLVREISMSLVHKTEKVLEEMGEVERRCNDLIKKQMTDNFPDVKARLVKFQDVHIGYKIAFQKALVTVLPDIRGGTQEDKALGDILSIHDTSPFTADKMNQWLDYMMSELSILSSCVLKDLKVVTSLGLLNSIILDPTVDVVVCLSFTSLKYEDSYLAATEDFLNHGGFTKPEQTKEKLFSLQDAQFWLNSPDISKRMRQNLSLFTAFSKANKNDNKVKFIIASISDSNNLGISVRLYQEGRLTDPNFQPVSKPPKPVLETSDENVTMKFSKSPTGETVRFRVEYRTTPPTDSATDVDTWKVTDTSDAQTSFTLTELTPGEQYWVRYRAVSDVGVSEASDSVPFTFHKKHNTLTVGQSWNFSTLSNLNELRTEIMTSMGMSRWSPSTINSELTNVVSSPDTPYKYAISGGLRPGMAFYVQGVVSGQTFMMDFQTNEESCDDIAFHLRHKLNDLTCCNSFRHGRWEKQEHTSEYKLSEGSAFDIFIVIKTEGYEVYLNGKRCYLFKHRMSLEKVNALEIYRDVIINTVGSVRNWTTSTFNKELNSGISRTKLSDIQYDIPHPVSSPIKAYSGPIPGGLRAGVALFFQGVVASDCDRFEINLHTGANNQDIAFHFNPRMDSVVLNSKTNGKWDDQLDIPGGPFVRGGAFDIIMVVNPENYEVIVNGLKYCTFDHRIPVDKVTTLGINEDVFMNNFSIIEVETVTLKITYPAYI